One part of the Aspergillus fumigatus Af293 chromosome 7, whole genome shotgun sequence genome encodes these proteins:
- a CDS encoding A4/G1 family peptidase, translated as MKFQTSILAATLLAGSALSAPNGRSLERIRARALARQSHPMDGPGASPAEADPNAEHRTADSKVTYSKNWSGAALEQPPPSATYTAVSATITVPEATAVAGVTSAQASSAWVGIDGDTYANAILQAGVDFYVDPNGAHTYDAWFEWFPDSAHGFDMAVNRGDVVVVKVESTSPSEGVAIIENQTSGQTVSTTLKAPSPTATLAGQNAEWIVEDFQSGATMVPLADFGRVEFTGCEAKAGGKSYGLTNATIIDIQQDGKVKTHTTIVSDSELVVEYVR; from the coding sequence ATGAAGTTCCAAACCAGCATCCTCGCCGCCACCCTGCTGGCCGGCAGTGCCCTGTCTGCCCCTAACGGCCGGTCCCTGGAGCGTATCCGCGCCCGGGCTCTAGCCAGGCAGTCCCACCCCATGGACGGCCCCGGAGCGAGCCCTGCTGAAGCAGACCCCAACGCAGAGCACCGAACCGCCGACTCCAAAGTCACCTACAGCAAGAACTGGTCCGGCGCCGCGCTCGAGCAGCCACCCCCCTCGGCAACCTACACCGCCGTGTCCGCGACCATCACTGTGCCCGAAGCGACGGCCGTCGCCGGCGTGACAAGCGCACAAGCCAGCTCCGCCTGGGTGGGCATTGACGGCGACACGTACGCGAACGCGATCCTGCAAGCCGGCGTGGACTTCTACGTCGACCCCAACGGGGCACACACCTACGACGCGTGGTTCGAGTGGTTCCCGGACAGCGCGCACGGGTTCGACATGGCCGTCAACCGCGGAgacgtcgtcgtcgtcaaggTGGAGAGCACCTCGCCCAGCGAGGgcgtcgccatcatcgagaacCAAACGAGTGGGCAGACGGTGTCGACGACGCTGAAGGCGCCGTCGCCGACTGCCACCCTGGCCGGCCAGAATGCGGAGTGGATCGTCGAGGACTTCCAGTCGGGGGCGACGATGGTGCCGCTGGCTGATTTTGGACGTGTGGAGTTTACCGGCTGCGAGGCGAAGGCTGGAGGAAAGTCGTATGGGCTTACCAATGCGACGATCATTGATATCCAGCAGGATGGGAAGGTCAAGACGCACACGACTATTGTGAGTGATAGCGAACTTGTTGTCGAGTATGTCCGGTAG
- a CDS encoding hemerythrin domain-containing protein yields MRRLRISQGPSFVHHLSSVRRVHRSIFSVGIQHQPFSTMSPKKHQASADPHGHRDGNNEPLPPLSPKDFRTYNRMAEQMDQFHNHFRLTWNQLQDACTSTGKKPSGLSPRQLIMAGLSFCSQLDFHHSIEEQHIFPVLAKRMPEFRRELDLLSQHRQIHKGLEKLEDYLTKCRSGEVDLQREEVKRLMDGFGDVLWKHLDEEVRTLGAENMRRHWSLQEMARLPM; encoded by the exons ATGAGAAGGCTGCGAATCTCCCAGGGCCCGTCCTTTGTCCACCACCTGAGTTCAGTTCGACGCGTCCACAGATCGATTTTCTCTGTAGGAATCCAGCATCAACCATTCTCGACAATGAGCCCGAAGAAGCATCAAGCATCCGCGGACCCCCACGGTCACCGGGATGGAAACAATGAACCTCTACCCCCGCTCTCCCCAAAAGACTTTCGAACCTACAACCGAATGGCAGAGCAAATGGACCAATTC CACAACCACTTCCGCTTAACTTGGAACCAACTGCAAGACGCCTGCACCAGCACAGGCAAAAAGCCCAGCGGACTCTCCCCGCGCCAACTCATTATGGCCGGGCTTAGCTTCTGCTCGCAGCTCGACTTCCACCACTCGATCGAGGAGCAGCACATCTTCCCTGTGCTCGCGAAACGGATGCCCGAGTTCCGGCGTGAACTGGACCTCCTCTCGCAGCACAGGCAGATCCACAAGggtctggagaagctggaggattATTTGACCAAGTGCCGGAGTGGCGAGGTTGACCTGCAGCGGGAGGAGGTGAAGCGGCTTATGGATGGGTTTGGGGATGTGCTGTGGAAACATttggatgaggaggtgaGGACGCTGGGGGCGGAGAATATGCGACGGCATTGGAGTCTACAGGAGATGGCGAGGCTCCCTATGTAA